TGCATCCCTTTGTCTATATCGGCGACCCGGAAGCCCTTGCCGCACGCGCGCGCCTGCTCGGTGAAGAGATCCAGATCCGCGAGACGGATGCACAAGACGCCTGGAAGCATTTTGATCAGGCTTTGCCGATTCTTCCGGTGGCCATTGGCAGCGTGATCGCGCCGGGACGCCCCCATATCGTTGCTGCCCGATCAATCATTAGCTCGATTGAAAACGCAGTCTCGCTCACCATGCAGGGTATCACCGCCGCGGTTGTGACCAATCCGATCGCGAAGTCGGTGCTCTACGAGGCTGGTTTCAAGTTTCCGGGCCACACGGAATTTCTCGCCGATCTTGCGCAGCGCGCCACCGGCAAGGATTGCAGACCTGTCATGATGCTGGCCGGGCCAAAGCTCCGGGCAATTCCCGTCACGATCCATATACCGCTGGCGGACGTCCCACGTAGACTGACAGCCGACGCAATCATCGAGACATGCTCGATTGCGTATCACGACCTGCGCTATCGCTTTAACATTGCTTCTCCGCGGATAGCCGTTGCAGGCTTGAACCCGCATGCGGGCGAAGACGGCGCCATGGGCACCGAGGATCGCGATGTCATTGCACCAGCCATCGAGCAGGTGCGCGCGCGCGGTATCAATGCATTTGGCCCTCTGCCCGCCGATACCATGTTCCACGATGATGCGCGTAGCCGCTATGATGTGGCGGTGTGCATGTATCACGACCAGGCCCTCATACCGGCTAAGGCTCTTGGCTTCGACGATTCCGTCAACGTGACGCTTGGCCTGCCCTTCATTCGGACGTCTCCGGATCACGGCACTGCCTTCTCGCTTGCGGGCACCGGTATCGCGCGCGACACCAGTCTGATTGCTGCTTTGAGACTCGCATCCAGATTGGCCGCACATGAGGCGCAGCAAAACTGATGGGCACATTGGACGGGCTTCCGCCGCTGCGCGATGTCATCAACCGGCATGGGCTTGATGCGCGCAAGGCTCTTGGACAGAACTTTCTACTGGATCTCAATCTCACGCAGAAGATCGTGCGTACTGCGGGCTCTCTGGAAGGTGTCACTGTCTTCGAGGTCGGCCCCGGTCCGGGTGGTCTCACGCGCGCAATCCTGTCTCTCGGTGCGAAGAAGGTCATTGCAGTCGAGCGCGATTCCCGCTGCCTACCCGCTCTTGCGGAGATTTCAGACTTCTATCCGGGACGGCTTGAGGTCATCGAAGGGGATGCGCTGAAAACGGATTTTGCAGCGCTAGCGCCCGAAGGTCCGGTCAAGATCATCGCCAATCTTCCCTACAATGTTGGAACGCAGTTGCTGATCAACTGGCTGCTGCCGCATCAATGGCCACCCTTCTGGGAATCGCTGACGCTCATGTTCCAGAAGGAAGTGGGCCAGCGCATTGTCGCACGCGAAGATGATAACCATTACGGCCGCCTGGGCGTGTTGTGCGGATGGCGCACGGATGCTCGTATGGCTTTCGACGTACCGCCCCAAGCGTTCACACCGCCGCCGAAGGTGACCTCTTCTGTCGTTCACCTGGTGCCGAACCAGAATCCACTTCCGTGCGACGTGAAGAAGCTTGAAAAGGTCACGGAAGCCGCCTTTGGGCAGCGCCGGAAAATGCTGCGGCAGAGCCTGAAGCCCCTTGGTGGCGAGGTTCTTCTGGCAAGAGCCGAGATTGATCCGACACGCCGTGCTGAGACACTCTCCGTCCACGAGTTCGTCGCGCTGGCCAACCTTCTCTGATGGCACAAAAAGGCTCGAAAGCGTGTCGCGATCTTTCAGATTCGCTCCTGACGCTTTATCTCTTTGTTTTATCGCATGTCGTCATCGCAAAACCGCTGCACACTTTTGCGCGCCATGCTTTAGTTGCAGAAGCCACGGCGCCTATTGATGCACTCAGCTGGACCTCAGCGCGGTAGCACCGGCTCTTCCTCAAGCAGCTCCCGAACGAAATCGAAGAGACCATGGCGGCGATCGCGGCGAACGCGCTCCGCATTCACGATGCAGTTCACGTGACCGAAAGCCTCATCGAGATCATCATTGACGATGACATAGTCATATTCGCGCCAGTGCTCGATTTCGGCGCGTGAATTTGCCAAGCGTGTACGGATGACCTCCTCGGTATCCTCAGCGCGGCGATGCAGGCGCGACTGGAGTTCCGTCATGCTGGGCGGCAGGACAAAGATGGAGACGATGTCTGCCTTCATTTTTTCCTGAAGCTGTAGCGCGCCCTGCCAGTCGATATCGAACAGCATGTCACGGCCCTCGGCCATGGCCTTTTCGACAGGTTCACGGGGCGTGCCGTAATAGTTTCCATGCACTTCCGCCCATTCGAGAAGCTCGCCATTATCGCGCATGCGTTCGAACTGCGGGATGGAGATGAAATGATAGTGCTTGCCTGCGATCTCGCTCGGGCGCTTCGCGCGCGTCGTGACGCTGACGGAGATTTCCAGGCTGTGGTCGTCCCGCAGCAGGTTGCTGGCAATTGTGGATTTGCCAGCGCCCGATGGTGACGACAGCACCAGCATCAGGCCACGCCGGGCGATTTTTGTTGGCACGGAAGACACCGGGCTCATTGGCTACTCCAAATTCTGAACCTGTTCGCGAAACTGGTCGATCACCACTTTCAACTCGATACCGGCTGCGGTTACCGCGGAAGAGTTCGATTTGGAACAGATCGTATTCGACTCGCGGTTAAATTCCTGTGCAAGAAAATCGAGACGGCGGCCGACCGGGCCACCTTTCTGCAAAAGTTCCTCGACTGCGCCGACATGGGCCTTCAACCGATCGACCTCCTCCCGTAGATCGGCCTTGGTCGCAAGCAGCGCGACCTCTGCGTAAAGCCGCTCCCGCTCCAGCCCCCCATTGCCATCGAGGAGGCTTGCGACTTGAGCTGCCAAGCGCCGGGTGATCTCTTCCGGCGAACGGGAGGGATCCAACTCAATAACCGTCGTCAGCCGCGCGATTGTCTCCAAATGCTGACGCAAAACCAAGGCAAGCGCGTTTCCCTCATGGATCCGCATGGACACCAGATCGGACAGAGCCGTCTCCAAACCTGCGAGAATATCCCGATCCCTGATCTCGAGTGCTGCTAGTTCTTCGCCAGCTTCCCGAATATCAACAAGTCCACGAATAGAAAGCACGGTATCGAGCTTGAGCGGTGCGTTATCAACAAGACCTCCCAACTCTTCTCGAAGTTTGAGAACGGCCTCCAGCGCGTCGCGGTTGAGAACGGCCTCCATTCTGGATTCCGCCACGGAAACGGATAGCGTAGCCTGAATGTTGCCACGGCTCAGATGCTTCGAGGCACGCGCCTTGATTTCACTTTCCATCGCTTCGAAACCTGGCGGCAGACGAAGACGGAAGTCGAGCCCCTTACCGTTGACAGAACGCAACTCCCAGACCCAACGAAAGCGACCGCTGGTGCCCTCGCAGCGGGCAAACCCTGTCATGGATTGTACATTCATCATCTGGCCTCAGAATTCATGCTGCAACCGGAACCGGCTACGTTGATAAAGAAAAGCGCCGCCGGAGCGACGCCTGGAATTGGTAATGTGCATGCCGCGTCAGTTGCCCTTCGGCGGCTTCTCGGCATCGGCCCCGCCCGGTGAACCGCCATTGAGCGTATCACCCGAGGCGTTGGCCCGTTCGGCCTCGATCTTGCGCCAACGCCGCACATTGGCATTGTGCTCGTCGAGCGTCGCCGCAAAAGCGTGTCCGCCGGTTCCATCCGCAACGAAATACAGGTCATTCGTCCGCCACGGATTGGCAACAGCTTCCAGTGCTGCCCGCCCGGGGTTTGCGATCGGGGTCGGAGGAAGTCCCTTGATCTGATAGGTATTGAACGGCGTTTGCTTGTCGATATCAGATCGCATGATCGGCCGATCGGCAGGACGCCCAGCGCCACCAAACAGGCCATAGAGGATCGTCGGATCCGATTGCAGGCGCATGCCTTTGTTCAAACGGTTCATAAAGACCGAAGCGACATGCGCGCGCTCATCGTCCTTACCGGTCTCCTTTTCCACGATTGAGGCGAGCGTGACGAATTCCTGCTTCGTCTTGATAGGAAGATCCGGATCGCGCTTGGCCCAGATCTGATCGATTAGCTTTTCCTGTGCTGCCCGCATCTGAGCCAGGATTTCGCCGCGGGTCGTACCACGAGAGAACTTGTAAGTATCCGGACGCAGGCTTCCTTCCGGCGGCAGTTCATTCGGCACCGGACCTTCGAGGATTGGATCATCCGCCAGGCGCTTGACCATCTGCTGAACGGTCAGCCCCTCGGGCATGGAGACTGAATAGAGAATGGACTTGCCGGATTCCAGCAGCAGGGCAATGTCCTTCATCGACATCCCTGCCTTGATCTCGTACTCGCCCGCCTTCAGTGTCTGCTCCTTCTGGAGATAGCTCGCCGTCATATACCGGAAGACACGGGCATCGGAGACGATGCCATTGCGCTCCAACATCTGCGAGATCTGGGCGAGACCTGCACCATCCGGCACGACGAAATGCGTGTTCGTGGTGAGCGGTCCAGGTTGTTGATAAGCGGATATGACGTAGTAGAACGCGGCGACGGCCACAACACTGACGAGGACGATCAAGGTCATCAGGAAATTCAGGAAGATGACCAACTGGCTTCGGGCCTTGCGGGAACGGCGCGGTGGTTCGGGCACCCGCTCCGGCTTCAGAGCCTCGTTTGGCGATTTTGGCATGAACGGGCCACTGCCGGAGCTGCCGCCTGCCGAATTCGGTTCGCTTGTGCTGTTCGTATCGGTCACCGCTACTCCTTAAATCAGCTCAACAATGCCGGTCTGTGACCAAGCAATGCGGCGAAAACAGGGATTGTAAGCGGGAACCGGTCGGTCACGACGCGGCTCCCACTTCGAAATCAGCCTTCGTAGCGACGCAGGACCAGCGATGCGTTCGTGCCGCCGAAGCCGAAGGAGTTGGAGAGTGCCACGTTGATTTCGCGCTTGCGCGCGACATGCGGCACCAGATCGATAGCCGTCTCCACGTCCGGGTTATCCAGATTGAGAGTCGGCGGCGCGATGTTGTCGCGGATCGCCAGCGTCGAGAAAATGGCTTCGATTGCACCGGCCGCACCAAGCAAATGACCGACGGCCGACTTGGTCGAGGACATGGAAATCTTGGAGGCCGCATCGCCCACCAACCGCTCCACCGCGCCCAGCTCGATCGTATCGGCCATGGTCGATGTCCCATGCGCATTGATGTAATCGAGCTCGGAGGCGCTGATGCCTGCCCGCTTCAGGGCAGCCGTCATGCAGCGGAAAGCCCCGTCACCATCTTCCGAAGGTGCGGTGATATGGAAAGCATCGCCAGAGAGGCCATAGCCGACAACTTCGGCATAAATCTTCGCGCCGCGCGCCTTGGCATGCTCCAGCTCTTCAAGCACGACGATACCTGCGCCCTCACCCATTACGAAACCGTCGCGGTCACGATCATAGGGGCGTGAAGCCTTCTGCGGATTGTCATTGTGCTGCGTGGAGAGCGCCTTGCAGGCAGCGAAGCCTGCGAGCGAAATACGGCAGATCGGCGATTCTGCACCGCCAGCCACCATGACATCCGCATCACCGAAAGCGATAAGCCGCGCTGCATCGCCGATGGCATGCGCGCCGGTCGAGCAAGCGGTGACGACGGCGTGGTTTGGACCACGCAGCTTGTGCTTAATCGATACCTGGCCGGAAACGAGGTTGATCAGACGGCCCGGGATGAAGAATGGCGAGATGCGCCGAGGGCCTTTGTCGCGCAGCGTGTAACCTGCTTCCACGATGCCTTCCAGGCCGCCAATGCCGGAACCGATGAGAACGCCAGTTGCACACTGGTCATCATCTGTTTTCGGGTGCCAACCTGCATCTGCCAGCGCCATGTCGGCAGCAGCTACACCGTATAAAATGAAGGGATCGACCTTGCGCTGTTCCTTGGGCTCCATCCAGTCATCCGGATTGAAGGCACCTTCGATGGAAGGATCTGTCGGAATGCGGCAGGCAATCTTTGCGGGGAGATCTTCGACCTCAAACTCCGTAACCAGCCTTGCTGCGTTTTGACCGGCAATCAGCCTGGACCAGCTGATTTCCGTACCGCAGCCGAGAGGAGATACCATACCGGTACCGGTGATAACGACACGCCTCATGCCAGCGCCCCACCCGCCAAGAATTGATGATGTCATATGACTGAAACGGCCCGAACATGCCGGGCCGTTGAAGAGCGACCGCCATCAAGGCGTGCTCTAACTCTTAAGTTCAGATCAGGCCTGAGCCTTCTCGATGAACTTCACGGCATCGCCGACGGTCAGGATGGAGTCAGCAGCGTCATCCGGAATTTCAACGCCGAACTCTTCTTCGAAAGCCATGACCAGTTCGACGGTGTCGAGGGAGTCAGCGCCCAGATCGTCGATGAAGCTCGCGCCTTCGACAACCTTGTCGGCATCGACGCCGAGATGATCAATGACAATTTTCTTAACGCGCTCTGCGATATCGCTCATGTCGGTTTCCTCGACCTTTATCTTTTCGGACCGCCGTCACGGCAGCCGTACCCTGTTGGAACCCATGGCCGTCTTTTACAGAACGGCTCCTGGGCAAACTCACTCAACCCGAAGCTAGACTGCGACCTAGTCATGCGTCAATCGCACCGAGGAGGTCCGCATTCGGGGTGACTGTAGCCAGTCATTGGCCCGATTAACACGGTTTCACCGCGCCGCAAAGCCAGAAAATGACCGGTTTTACCGCCGCCAACAGCCAAAACTGTGGGCAGAGGCAATGGAATGCAAGCTGTTCAGATCATTGCCATGCCACCGTTTACGTGCAGGGTCTGACCCGTTACGTATCCGGCTTCGTTCGAGGCAAGGTAAACAACAGCCGTAGCGATGTCGGCGCCGATGCCCATGCGCTTCATCGGGATTGCGCCCAGAATGGCTTCTTTCTGCTTGTCATTAAGCTTTCCGGTCATCGCACTTTCGATAAAGCCGGGAGCAATGCAGTTTACCGTTACGTTACGGGTGGCGATTTCCTGAGCCAGCGACTTCGAAAGGCCAATCATCCCTGCCTTGGACGCGCAATAGTTCGCCTGACCGGGATTTCCGGTCACGCCAACGACCGACGTGATATTGATGATGCGGCCGAAGCGGCGGCGCATCATGGGATGCGTCAGTTCGCGAGTCAGACGGAATGTGGAGGTCAGGTTGACTTCCAGGACATTGTCCCAGTCCTCATCGCTCATACGCACGAACAGGCCGTCCTTGGTGATGCCGGCATTATTCACCAGAATGTCGACGCCGCCGAGTTCGGCTTCGGCCTTTTCACCGAGCGCCTTGACGGCATCACGGTCGCCGAGATTTGCCGGGAACACATGGGCGCGCTCGCCAAGCTCGGCTGCCAGGGCTTCCAGCTTCTCGGCGCGCGTTCCGTGCAGACCAACGATGGCGCCCTGCGCATGAAGGGCACGGGCGATCTCTTCGCCAATACCGCCCGTCGCACCCGTCACAAGAGCCTTGCGGCCAGTCAGATCAAACATGTTCGTAATCCTTCGAGATCAGCCGAGCAGCGTCTTCAGCGCCGCATCAATATCAGCAGGTGTGTTGACGGCAATGCCAGTCACGTTCTTGTCGATGCGACGCGCCAGACCGGTCAGAACCTTGCCGGAACCCAGCTCGTACAATGTCGTCACGCCGTTCGCACCAAACCATTCAACGGTTTCGCGCCAACGAACCTGTCCGGTAACCTGCGCCACCAGCAGCTTGACGATCTCGTCCGCATGCGTGACAGGGGCGGCGCGCACATTGGCGACGACCGGAACGACCGGATCCTGCTTGGCCACCTTGTCCAGGGCGTGAGCCATGGCGGTGGCGGCAGGCGCCATCAGATCGGAATGGAATGGCGCGGAGACAGGCAGCATGATGGCCCGCTTTGCGCCCTTTTCGGTTGCCAGAACTGCGGCCTTCTCGACCGCGGCCTTGGAGCCGGAAATCACGAGCTGCCCGCCGCCATTATCATTGGCAATCTGGCAGACCCCCGCCGCCTTCGCCTCTTCGCATGCCGCCTGAACGTCAGCGTGTTCGAGACCGATGATGGCAGCCATGGCACCCTCGCCCACAGGCACAGCAGACTGCATCGCGTCGCCGCGAATGCGCAGCAGGCGCGCGGTGTCGGCTATGGAAAACGTTCCGGCAGCCGCCAGGGCAGAGTATTCGCCCAGCGAATGACCAGCCACATAGGAGATCTTGTCGGCGAGCTTCAGGCCACCGGCTTCCAGCACACGGATCACAGCCATGGAAACCGCCATCAATGCGGGCTGGGCATTGGCCGTCAGTGTTAGCTGATCTTCGGGACCATTCCACATGATGTCGGAGAGTTTTTGACCAAGCGCATCGTCAACTTCCTGAAAGACGGCGCGCGCTTCCGGAAATGCTTCGGCGAGATCCTTGCCCATGCCGACAGCCTGGCTGCCCTGACCGGGGAATGTGAAAGCGATGCTCATCGGGCCTGTATCCTTCCCTATTTTTGCCTTCCATTCACATTCTGGCCGAGCAAGTCAAGACTTTCGGCCAATAGACTAGGCTTCAAGGTCAGGTAGGCCACACTTTATGAACGTCTATGGACGAGACGGTTTTCTCGAAGTTGCATTTTCGGGATGCGTCTTGCGTTGACCGAGAAGCGGCCTACATTGCAGCCGCCCTCCCATCATGCCCACCACGGATACACCTCATGAAATTCAAGAAACTTGGACGAACCGACATTTCCGTTTCGGAAATCTGCCTCGGAACGATGACCTGGGGCTCGCAGAACAGCGAAGCCGAAGCATTCGAGCAAATGGACTACGCGCTCGACCATCAGGTCAATTTCTTTGACACGGCCGAACTCTATCCCACCACGCCCCTCTCTGCCGAGACCTATGCCGATACCGAGCGCATGATTGGCAACTGGTTCGAGAAGACCGGCAAGAGAGACAAGGTCGTTCTGGCAACGAAGGTCGCCGGTGCGGGACGCCCTTATATTCGCGGCGGTGCACCGATTACGGCGCAAGCCATACAGGATGCCGTGGATGCAAGCCTTCAGCGCCTGAAGACCGATTACATTGATCTCTACCAGATCCACTGGCCGAATCGTGGCAGCTATCACTTCCGTGCCAACTGGGGTTACGATCCCTTCAAACAGGACAAATCGCAGACGCTGGGTGAGATCGAAGAAAAGCTGGACGTGCTGGACGCCTGCGTGAAGGCCGGCAAGATCCGCGCTATCGGTCTCTCCAACGAAACGACCTGGGGAACGCAGAAATTCCTCTCGCTTGCCGAAGAGAAGGGTCTGCCACGCGTTGCCACTATCCAGAATGAGTACAGCCTGCTGTGCAGACATTTCGATCTGGACCTCGCAGAGCTTTCCCATCATGAAGATGTGGGCCTGCTGGCCTATTCGCCGCTCGCAGGCGGCATTCTTTCCGGCAAGTATCTCTCCGGTGAAAAGCCAGTCGGTTCACGCGGCGCCATCAATGGCGATATCGGCGGGCGTCTTGTCCAGCATCAGCAGGCGGCAACGCAGGCCTATGTGGATCTGGCGGCCAGGCACGGGATCGATCCTTCCCAACTGGCACTGGCCTTCTGCCTCACCCGCCCTTTCATGGCGGCAGCAATCATCGGCGCAACATCGATGGAGCAGTTGAAGATCAATATCGGTGCGGCTGACGTCACATTGTCCGACGAGATCCTGCGGGAGATCAACAAGATCCACCGTCAGTATCCGATGCCGATCTGAAAATATGCATGTAAGCTGAGCCAAGCGGCAGCCCTTCTCAGTGGCTGCCGTTTCACTGAATGCTAACCTAGTCCCGTGGTGTTGCTGGATCGTCTCAAGCCCCGATTGTAAGCTGAAGCAAGCACCTCAGCGCAATGCGTCATGAGGCTGCAGTATCGATCTCGTCCGGGGAGCAGGCATTCATGAGCACGATCAGCGGCTTCTTTCGCAGCCCGAATGCAGCGCGCGACATCGATCTGCTGTTTTCAACCCCAAAAGCCGCCAGTAGCACCACATATGCAGGCAATCGTCCGCCTGCCGTACCCGCCGATAACGAGCCGAATGCCAGCCAGCGTGCGCTCTCCCGAATCATCGAGATCATCACTCTCAATTCCTCCGAAGCGCAGGACAAGGCGACCATGGAGAAACAGTTGGGCTATGTCACCGCTGGCACCGGTGGTGAGGGTGACGACACGCTGACGGTCACCGGTCGCGGCATCACCAACATCGATGCAGGTGCAGGCAATGACAGCCTTATCCTCAAGAGTGACTCCATTTCGGACATTCGCACCGTCAGCGGCGATGACAGCATCAAGGCCGCAGGTGCCTTTGTCGGATCGATCGACGGCGGCGATGGCAAGGACGATATTCAGATCAAGGCAAAACTCGCCCTCGACCTCCTTGGCGGAGCTGGCGATGATACGATGAAGGTCGCAGCCGACACGATCCGTAATCTGGATGCCGGGGACGGCAACGATAATCTGGTTCTGGAAGGCAACCGGATCTTTGCGCGCGGCGGCCTGGGTAATGACACTGTCAGCATCAAGGCTACCGGCGCCGATCCCTTGATCGAGTATGGGTTTGGTCGAGGTGACGGGCAGGACACCGTTCGCAGCACATCAGGTCTTGCCATCGCACTCGGAAGCCTCACGGCAAATGACCTGGACATCGCAGTTTCCGGAAACACCCTGACCGCATCCATCAAGGGCAGCGAGGATCGCATCACCATCACGCTGGACGGCAAGACAACCGCCAGCTTCAGCTTTGCCGTCAAGGACGGACAGACGATGCTGCGGATAAACTGATCCGGCAAAACCGGTAATTTCCCCAGACGGCTTGCATTCGCGCGAAATGAGCGTATAAGCCCGCCTGTTCGAAATGCCCGGTCTTCTGGCTGGTGGCTGAACGGAGGGCCGGTTTCACAAATGGAACCGTTGGAACCACAAGGGTTCCGGCCTCCCGTGTCTCCGCTCTCGACCGTCTCGATCGTAACGCTTTTCTTGCTTGGGCTTTTGCTCTTTCCAAGACCAGTCGTTGAGGCTTAGCCGCCGATTACCGGGCCAAGACAACCGCAAGAAAGGCAAGCTACAATGGCTCTTTACGAACATGTATTCCTTGCCCG
The window above is part of the Rhizobium rhizoryzae genome. Proteins encoded here:
- the mltG gene encoding endolytic transglycosylase MltG, translated to MTDTNSTSEPNSAGGSSGSGPFMPKSPNEALKPERVPEPPRRSRKARSQLVIFLNFLMTLIVLVSVVAVAAFYYVISAYQQPGPLTTNTHFVVPDGAGLAQISQMLERNGIVSDARVFRYMTASYLQKEQTLKAGEYEIKAGMSMKDIALLLESGKSILYSVSMPEGLTVQQMVKRLADDPILEGPVPNELPPEGSLRPDTYKFSRGTTRGEILAQMRAAQEKLIDQIWAKRDPDLPIKTKQEFVTLASIVEKETGKDDERAHVASVFMNRLNKGMRLQSDPTILYGLFGGAGRPADRPIMRSDIDKQTPFNTYQIKGLPPTPIANPGRAALEAVANPWRTNDLYFVADGTGGHAFAATLDEHNANVRRWRKIEAERANASGDTLNGGSPGGADAEKPPKGN
- a CDS encoding acyl carrier protein, with translation MSDIAERVKKIVIDHLGVDADKVVEGASFIDDLGADSLDTVELVMAFEEEFGVEIPDDAADSILTVGDAVKFIEKAQA
- the fabD gene encoding ACP S-malonyltransferase; the encoded protein is MSIAFTFPGQGSQAVGMGKDLAEAFPEARAVFQEVDDALGQKLSDIMWNGPEDQLTLTANAQPALMAVSMAVIRVLEAGGLKLADKISYVAGHSLGEYSALAAAGTFSIADTARLLRIRGDAMQSAVPVGEGAMAAIIGLEHADVQAACEEAKAAGVCQIANDNGGGQLVISGSKAAVEKAAVLATEKGAKRAIMLPVSAPFHSDLMAPAATAMAHALDKVAKQDPVVPVVANVRAAPVTHADEIVKLLVAQVTGQVRWRETVEWFGANGVTTLYELGSGKVLTGLARRIDKNVTGIAVNTPADIDAALKTLLG
- the fabG gene encoding 3-oxoacyl-[acyl-carrier-protein] reductase, with protein sequence MFDLTGRKALVTGATGGIGEEIARALHAQGAIVGLHGTRAEKLEALAAELGERAHVFPANLGDRDAVKALGEKAEAELGGVDILVNNAGITKDGLFVRMSDEDWDNVLEVNLTSTFRLTRELTHPMMRRRFGRIINITSVVGVTGNPGQANYCASKAGMIGLSKSLAQEIATRNVTVNCIAPGFIESAMTGKLNDKQKEAILGAIPMKRMGIGADIATAVVYLASNEAGYVTGQTLHVNGGMAMI
- a CDS encoding aldo/keto reductase, coding for MKFKKLGRTDISVSEICLGTMTWGSQNSEAEAFEQMDYALDHQVNFFDTAELYPTTPLSAETYADTERMIGNWFEKTGKRDKVVLATKVAGAGRPYIRGGAPITAQAIQDAVDASLQRLKTDYIDLYQIHWPNRGSYHFRANWGYDPFKQDKSQTLGEIEEKLDVLDACVKAGKIRAIGLSNETTWGTQKFLSLAEEKGLPRVATIQNEYSLLCRHFDLDLAELSHHEDVGLLAYSPLAGGILSGKYLSGEKPVGSRGAINGDIGGRLVQHQQAATQAYVDLAARHGIDPSQLALAFCLTRPFMAAAIIGATSMEQLKINIGAADVTLSDEILREINKIHRQYPMPI
- the pdxA gene encoding 4-hydroxythreonine-4-phosphate dehydrogenase PdxA: MKLVERPLALTQGDPAGIGPDIAISAWLKRKDLGLHPFVYIGDPEALAARARLLGEEIQIRETDAQDAWKHFDQALPILPVAIGSVIAPGRPHIVAARSIISSIENAVSLTMQGITAAVVTNPIAKSVLYEAGFKFPGHTEFLADLAQRATGKDCRPVMMLAGPKLRAIPVTIHIPLADVPRRLTADAIIETCSIAYHDLRYRFNIASPRIAVAGLNPHAGEDGAMGTEDRDVIAPAIEQVRARGINAFGPLPADTMFHDDARSRYDVAVCMYHDQALIPAKALGFDDSVNVTLGLPFIRTSPDHGTAFSLAGTGIARDTSLIAALRLASRLAAHEAQQN
- the rsmA gene encoding 16S rRNA (adenine(1518)-N(6)/adenine(1519)-N(6))-dimethyltransferase RsmA; the protein is MGTLDGLPPLRDVINRHGLDARKALGQNFLLDLNLTQKIVRTAGSLEGVTVFEVGPGPGGLTRAILSLGAKKVIAVERDSRCLPALAEISDFYPGRLEVIEGDALKTDFAALAPEGPVKIIANLPYNVGTQLLINWLLPHQWPPFWESLTLMFQKEVGQRIVAREDDNHYGRLGVLCGWRTDARMAFDVPPQAFTPPPKVTSSVVHLVPNQNPLPCDVKKLEKVTEAAFGQRRKMLRQSLKPLGGEVLLARAEIDPTRRAETLSVHEFVALANLL
- the fabF gene encoding beta-ketoacyl-ACP synthase II, whose protein sequence is MRRVVITGTGMVSPLGCGTEISWSRLIAGQNAARLVTEFEVEDLPAKIACRIPTDPSIEGAFNPDDWMEPKEQRKVDPFILYGVAAADMALADAGWHPKTDDDQCATGVLIGSGIGGLEGIVEAGYTLRDKGPRRISPFFIPGRLINLVSGQVSIKHKLRGPNHAVVTACSTGAHAIGDAARLIAFGDADVMVAGGAESPICRISLAGFAACKALSTQHNDNPQKASRPYDRDRDGFVMGEGAGIVVLEELEHAKARGAKIYAEVVGYGLSGDAFHITAPSEDGDGAFRCMTAALKRAGISASELDYINAHGTSTMADTIELGAVERLVGDAASKISMSSTKSAVGHLLGAAGAIEAIFSTLAIRDNIAPPTLNLDNPDVETAIDLVPHVARKREINVALSNSFGFGGTNASLVLRRYEG
- the gmk gene encoding guanylate kinase, with the translated sequence MSPVSSVPTKIARRGLMLVLSSPSGAGKSTIASNLLRDDHSLEISVSVTTRAKRPSEIAGKHYHFISIPQFERMRDNGELLEWAEVHGNYYGTPREPVEKAMAEGRDMLFDIDWQGALQLQEKMKADIVSIFVLPPSMTELQSRLHRRAEDTEEVIRTRLANSRAEIEHWREYDYVIVNDDLDEAFGHVNCIVNAERVRRDRRHGLFDFVRELLEEEPVLPR
- a CDS encoding RTX toxin, producing MSTISGFFRSPNAARDIDLLFSTPKAASSTTYAGNRPPAVPADNEPNASQRALSRIIEIITLNSSEAQDKATMEKQLGYVTAGTGGEGDDTLTVTGRGITNIDAGAGNDSLILKSDSISDIRTVSGDDSIKAAGAFVGSIDGGDGKDDIQIKAKLALDLLGGAGDDTMKVAADTIRNLDAGDGNDNLVLEGNRIFARGGLGNDTVSIKATGADPLIEYGFGRGDGQDTVRSTSGLAIALGSLTANDLDIAVSGNTLTASIKGSEDRITITLDGKTTASFSFAVKDGQTMLRIN
- a CDS encoding YicC/YloC family endoribonuclease codes for the protein MNVQSMTGFARCEGTSGRFRWVWELRSVNGKGLDFRLRLPPGFEAMESEIKARASKHLSRGNIQATLSVSVAESRMEAVLNRDALEAVLKLREELGGLVDNAPLKLDTVLSIRGLVDIREAGEELAALEIRDRDILAGLETALSDLVSMRIHEGNALALVLRQHLETIARLTTVIELDPSRSPEEITRRLAAQVASLLDGNGGLERERLYAEVALLATKADLREEVDRLKAHVGAVEELLQKGGPVGRRLDFLAQEFNRESNTICSKSNSSAVTAAGIELKVVIDQFREQVQNLE